The segment atacaagtgAAGAACTATTTTCAAGTACACCAGTATTACCAGCTGAATctttgtcatcatcatcaacaacatcttCATCGTCtagtaaacaaaataaatttgaacgTTTAGTTACAAATAATCTTCAGATGCTTGCTgtcatttataataaacaaggCATGactgataaatatttagaaaatcgTCATATGGTATTGAGTCGTGAGCTAGACATGGAAGAGGGTGATCCATTAAATTGGGCCCAAAAAACTGTTGATCTTGCTAAGCAActatttgcaaaaaataaatttaggtaattgttttttttaatttttttaatattgtgtCAATGAGCTACTGAtgttaattattgtatttattttttttcaagtgatgCAAGACATCATTTAGCAGCAGCtgaaaaaattcttgataatcaaaaagaagtatttaaaacaaaaaatctatCAGATGGTTTAATTGACAGGTATGTAAttataacattaataataatattaaatctataaaaaataatttttagtttttattgtcGTAGTTATAATCAAGTTGTTGCTGATGTTGCAAATGGTTGGATTAAATATGgattacatatatttaatgtatCAAAAATGAATGcagttaaacatttttatcataaatcaaatgaaatgttagaaaaaatatggatatcaccatttgaaaaaaataaaaaaattaatttaaatgaaaatggtGAACcagatttttcatttcatcaaGTTCATAcaagtgatttaaaaaaacgtaatgAACAAAGACGTAAAACACTTGAAAGTATAcgtgaagaagaagaagaatcttgtttattttgtcaaaaagaaaatgatgaattaggtcataaaaataataaaaataataatcatgatgtTATTAAAGATAAAAGTGAATTGttgagttttaaattattattaaattcaaaagaaCTTGAAGAAACATTGGTGACTGCTAATCCAATTGAAGATACTGAACAAGCAAGagatctttttaattttacccatgaaaaattaaaaagtgtaAGATCATTTTACACTCTGGAGAATCATCCAATGGAGTATATTAATGCAATAATGGATCTAAGTGAACTTTATAAATATCTTGCATTTTATGAAGAGGACATTGAaaggtatataattttatcaattaaacaatataaaacacttgaaaatttacatttatttactttatataattttatttattatatttagtcAATATGCTGTTCATAAACTACGTGCTGATGCTCTTGAAACACTAAGTGCTATTCTTCGTGAAGTTAGACCACATTGGTATATGGCTGTATCAGTTGAATTATTACGAGAACTTGCCGAGGTACAATTGGAAATGATGGGTTTAAATTTACGTCGTATTTATGCTGCACAAACATCTGATTCAAATCAAAGTACAATTGGATTACAAAAAATTGACGTATTAAGTAATttgcatgaaaaattaaaacaagttGGTGAAAATTTACGTAGTGATccaaattttaacaataatatttaaataaaaataataataaatgatataaaaaaatatataaaccttttttacatatatttttataatataaacaaaataaaaaatggatgtatctattgaaaaatataatttgtcaattgaaaatattgaaaaattaaaaaactgtgaaaatattaaaaatattgataataatttaaatacaaattggataaaattatttccaattgaggttagtatttttttattattatttataaaaagaaaaatgtaatgaattaattgtaattaatcaggataataaaaatgatactgttgatgatgatgataataataatgaagatgttattgatgttgatgaacAAAGTCAAgctgttgttaataataatgtaactTTAAGTCAAGAAActgaggaatttttttttactcaatctGTCAAAGCACATGATAGTCCTGCAccagttaaaattaataatgataaatcaaaattaactgATACAATAAGTCGTATTGCTGAAACTTTGGAGCATAAAAATGGATCATTAGATTATACTcatgttgttaatttttgtgatgctgatgtcattattattgttgatacatTATCAAAAGAATTGAGTCTAACtggtgttgataatttatgtaaatCTTTGTGTGATATAGAAGAGGCTCAAGCTATATATTGGATTAAAACTATTTGCTCCAATTTATTACTtcaaaaggtaaaaataatttcaattatatatttgataatattgatcattctttttttttttctcttcttttaAAGATTATTGATTTAGATAAAACATCAAAAGACTCAAgaatatattcaacaattattggtaaaatatttacaaaatatccAGATGctgtacaaaatttaataatagctccaatattaaattttgatttaaaaaatactagtGTTATTGAGGGtattacacaattttattcaCAACAACAAAGATCAAATCTCATTTTgtaagttaaattaattttgtttcaataataagacaaatttattttatttttagagaatgtacttataataatacattttgttttttttttattagactTATTTCAGATAATGTTAAAGAACTTAAAGTATGGCATATTTCTACTTTATTGCCATTATTGgcagatataaaaattgaaaataaagataaagatTCATTACTTGGACTATTAGTTAACAAAGCATCTGAATTTTCAAACGACAAAAATTACAGTaaatatgtattaaaatttataaaactaaattGTCCTTATACCGAAGaacaaaaaagtttattacaagaaattgttgcatttaataaaacaatattttcttcatcaatcaAAAGAATTATTAGTAATATGTACTTTCATCGTGATTTATGGCACattaataactaaataaataaaagtaaacatttattatttcaaactgttattttcttttttacttattacaattagttattataattataaacttacTAGTCATAAGTTCATAGAatcacatgattttttttaaaggcaCATTATaagtacaaattaattaatgttaaaatcAGCCTCTATTTCataaaagattaaataaataattattaaatatatattaataattagataaataataatagtataaaaaaaagaaaaaattgaaacgttgatatttatattgatctCATCGTCAAGATGCTGATTGTTCAACATCTTCATCAACTTTTTCCGTTCCATCAAGTTGAGCTCTTagttttatcatcattgaTTGTTTTTGACGTActgcttttaaaaaattttcaaatcttCTGGGTACTGAGTAATGCTGAAATTCTCTTGAAAAATACTTACAAGCTAGTATTTCCAATTCATCAGCCAAATCCCAACATATGCTTGATACTGCTACCAATATTCTACATTGTTCTAATAAGTTATTATccaatacaataaaattattctcacaatcaaattttaatggaTCACCACGTTTTTTCCATCTACTAACATTTGATACTTTTGATACTCTTATTGCTTTACCAACTTTCCAATAtgtctaaaaaaacaaattacatataataataattacatcaaatttttttttttaatatttaaaattatttataggtatgtattgttattattacctttactcttggaaaaaattttctaacttTACCATATTTATAAGCATGttgtagttttaaaaattcttttcgtGCTAATGATAATTCTTTGTATGCTTCATCTATTTGTTTATTACGCATTTGAAGTTTAACAATTGATGCCACACAATCAAGTAATGCATGTGATTGTGAACGATAACCGAgaatataattcattaaatcattttcaaatgttgaaaatataagaTCATCAAATGCCtcataaatctaaaaaatttttaaaaaaatgtatttttataatttataggtATATTGACATATTTATTGCGAggattgaaaattaattaattaacacttACACCTCccatttttatttggtatacCTAATAAATGgaatatgataatataatatgtgcgtttatttaaattttataaagaagaatcaaattaataattaagatttttaaaaattactttttagattaaatttgttcttttattattcatcgCACATGTTGTACTACACAACTGTCAACTTACAATGATTGTTAAGTAAATTA is part of the Aphidius gifuensis isolate YNYX2018 linkage group LG1, ASM1490517v1, whole genome shotgun sequence genome and harbors:
- the LOC122855639 gene encoding KIF-binding protein-like isoform X2, producing METKNLSLESFYQILNNNYKKIKSLQKTIVSLNNKTQNNDNILQVIDESLTMVNKYSSENQDIIDLRLSAIRATLLYEKSKLLSSIDKPDEAEKILSNTLDNINNDISKNEMIYIALRMMNHYAYILTKKDNFKEAQIILEKAGSLYREAKKSQDYLSIFYTSEELFSSTPVLPAESLSSSSTTSSSSSKQNKFERLVTNNLQMLAVIYNKQGMTDKYLENRHMVLSRELDMEEGDPLNWAQKTVDLAKQLFAKNKFSDARHHLAAAEKILDNQKEVFKTKNLSDGLIDSYNQVVADVANGWIKYGLHIFNVSKMNAVKHFYHKSNEMLEKIWISPFEKNKKINLNENGEPDFSFHQVHTSDLKKRNEQRRKTLESIREEEEESCLFCQKENDELGHKNNKNNNHDVIKDKSELLSFKLLLNSKELEETLVTANPIEDTEQARDLFNFTHEKLKSVRSFYTLENHPMEYINAIMDLSELYKYLAFYEEDIESQYAVHKLRADALETLSAILREVRPHWYMAVSVELLRELAEVQLEMMGLNLRRIYAAQTSDSNQSTIGLQKIDVLSNLHEKLKQVGENLRSDPNFNNNI
- the LOC122855639 gene encoding KIF-binding protein-like isoform X1, with protein sequence METKNLSLESFYQILNNNYKKIKSLQKTIVSLNNKTQNNDNILQVIDESLTMVNKYSSENQDIIDLRLSAIRATLLYEKSKLLSSIDKPDEAEKILSNTLDNINNDISKNEMIYIALRMMNHYAYILTKKDNFKEAQIILEKAGSLYREAKKSQDYLSIFYTSEELFSSTPVLPAESLSSSSTTSSSSSKQNKFERLVTNNLQMLAVIYNKQGMTDKYLENRHMVLSRELDMEEGDPLNWAQKTVDLAKQLFAKNKFSDARHHLAAAEKILDNQKEVFKTKNLSDGLIDSFYCRSYNQVVADVANGWIKYGLHIFNVSKMNAVKHFYHKSNEMLEKIWISPFEKNKKINLNENGEPDFSFHQVHTSDLKKRNEQRRKTLESIREEEEESCLFCQKENDELGHKNNKNNNHDVIKDKSELLSFKLLLNSKELEETLVTANPIEDTEQARDLFNFTHEKLKSVRSFYTLENHPMEYINAIMDLSELYKYLAFYEEDIESQYAVHKLRADALETLSAILREVRPHWYMAVSVELLRELAEVQLEMMGLNLRRIYAAQTSDSNQSTIGLQKIDVLSNLHEKLKQVGENLRSDPNFNNNI
- the LOC122856312 gene encoding uncharacterized protein LOC122856312 codes for the protein NNEDVIDVDEQSQAVVNNNVTLSQETEEFFFTQSVKAHDSPAPVKINNDKSKLTDTISRIAETLEHKNGSLDYTHVVNFCDADVIIIVDTLSKELSLTGVDNLCKSLCDIEEAQAIYWIKTICSNLLLQKIIDLDKTSKDSRIYSTIIGKIFTKYPDAVQNLIIAPILNFDLKNTSVIEGITQFYSQQQRSNLILLISDNVKELKVWHISTLLPLLADIKIENKDKDSLLGLLVNKASEFSNDKNYSKYVLKFIKLNCPYTEEQKSLLQEIVAFNKTIFSSSIKRIISNMYFHRDLWHINN
- the LOC122856080 gene encoding uncharacterized protein LOC122856080, yielding MGGIYEAFDDLIFSTFENDLMNYILGYRSQSHALLDCVASIVKLQMRNKQIDEAYKELSLARKEFLKLQHAYKYGKVRKFFPRVKTYWKVGKAIRVSKVSNVSRWKKRGDPLKFDCENNFIVLDNNLLEQCRILVAVSSICWDLADELEILACKYFSREFQHYSVPRRFENFLKAVRQKQSMMIKLRAQLDGTEKVDEDVEQSAS